A region from the Triticum urartu cultivar G1812 chromosome 1, Tu2.1, whole genome shotgun sequence genome encodes:
- the LOC125518047 gene encoding uncharacterized protein LOC125518047: protein MPSRAVSRCPPRIPPSSTMSLTPSSTSTAGIPTPRSGFGCSTPRARSSTPCSATSSPPAWGPAVALAQASDGAVDWRRPDARAVEEVVGPDGVDFVTSDGDLAFGSGVTVRDMVGPLELVVCDGAGRGRAELQLPSCF from the exons ATGCCTTCGCGGGCCGTCAGCCGGTGCCCGCCCCGTATCCCACCTTCTTCGACGATGTCGTTGACGCCATCGTCGACAAGTACGGCTGGGATCCCGACACCGAGGTCCGGGTTTGGCTGCTCGACGCCAAGGGCGCGCTCGTCGACGCCGTGCAGTGCTACAAGTTCCCCGCCCGCGTGGGGCCCCGCGGTCGCGCTGGCGCAGGCCTCCGACGGGGCCGTCGACTGGAGACGCCCCGACGCCCGCGCGGTGGAGGAGGTGGTCGGGCCTGACGGGGTCGACTTCGTGACCAGCGATGGCGACCTGGCGTTCGGCTCCGGCGTTACGGTCCGTGACATGGTAGGGCCGCTCGAGCTGGTGGTCTGCGATGGCGCTGGCAGGGGCCGCGCAGAGCTCCAGTTGCCGTCG TGTTTCTAA